One genomic window of Quercus robur chromosome 6, dhQueRobu3.1, whole genome shotgun sequence includes the following:
- the LOC126690453 gene encoding G2/mitotic-specific cyclin-2 isoform X1, with product MVITDENNPTLNKPTNFQVGGGLEMGNRKFGQEIRHNRRALSVINQSLVSNQAYPIVNKRGLSEKHQFFEKKQADPVHRPITRKFAAQIANTQPPCPQEIKKANPSASTSNGFGDFIFIDEEHKTPKEDHPVPMFLEEPEAMPSETDEMEEVEMEDIVEEPVMDIDSCDAKNPLAVVDYIEDLYAYYRKMECFSCVSPDYMAQQFDINERMRAILIDWLIEVHDKFELMKETLFLTVNLIDRFLSKQSVVRKKLQLVGLVAMLLACKYEEVSVPVVGDLILISDKAYTRKEVLEMESMMLNTLQFNMSVPTPYVFMQRFFKAAQSDKKIEQLSFFLIELSLVEYEMLKYQPSVLAAAAVYTAQCALYGFKQWNKTCEWHTSYSEDQLLECSRLMVGFHQRAATGKLTGVHRKYCTSKFGHTAKQEPAHFLLETQL from the exons ATGGTTATTACTGATGAGAACAATCCTACTTTGAACAAACCCACAAATTTTCAAG TAGGAGGAGGGTTAGAGATGGGTAATAGAAAGTTCGGGCAGGAGATTAGGCACAACAGGAGGGCTTTAAGCGTCATTAATCAGAGTTTAGTGAGCAATCAAGCATACCCCATTGTTAATAAGAGAGGCTTGTCAGA aaAACACCAATTCTTTGAAAAGAAACAGGCTGATCCAGTGCACCGACCAATTACGAG GAAATTTGCTGCACAAATTGCAAACACACAGCCACCTTGTCCCCAG GAAATTAAGAAGGCAAACCCATCAGCATCAACCTCAAATGGATTTGGAGATTTCATCTTTATAGATGAGGAACACAAGACCCCTAAAGAAGACCACCCGGTGCCCATGTTTTTAGAAGAACCAGAAGCAATGCCTAGTGAAACTGATGAGATG GAGGAAGTTGAAATGGAGGATATTGTCGAAGAGCCTGTCATGGATATTGATAGCTGTGATGCAAAGAATCCACTAGCAGTTGTTGACTACATTGAAGATCTCTATGCCTACTACAGAAAAATGGAG TGTTTTAGCTGTGTTTCACCAGACTATATGGCACAACAATTTGACATTAATGAGAGGATGAGAGCTATACTGATTGACTGGCTTATTGAG GTCCACGATAAGTTTGAACTCATGAAGGAGACACTGTTCCTTACGGTTAATCTAATAGACAGATTTTTATCCAAGCAATCAGTAGTAAGAAAGAAACTTCAGTTGGTTGGCTTGGTTGCCATGCTCTTAGCATGCAAGTATGAGGAGGTTTCTGTTCCTGTAGTTGGGGATTTGATTCTTATATCAGATAAAGCGTACACAAGGAAGGAGGTTCTGGAAATG GAGAGCATGATGCTCAACACACTACAGTTCAACATGTCGGTTCCAACCCCTTATGTTTTCATGCAAAGGTTCTTCAAGGCTGCTCAATCAGACAAAAAG ATTGAGCAACTGTCGTTCTTCTTGATTGAGCTTTCACTAGTGGAGTATGAGATGCTTAAATATCAACCATCTGTATTAGCAGCTGCTGCAGTCTATACCGCTCAATGTGCCCTTTATGGATTCAAGCAGTGGAATAAGACCTGTGAATGGCACACCAGCTACTCAGAAGATCAGCTCTT AGAATGCTCAAGACTAATGGTAGGTTTCCACCAAAGGGCAGCAACAGGAAAACTCACAGGGGTACATAGGAAATACTGTACATCTAAGTTTGGCCATACTGCAAAACAGGAACCAGCTCATTTTCTTTTGGAGACCCAACTATAG
- the LOC126690460 gene encoding protein GRIP-like produces the protein MERLQMREGVDMMYLKDVILKLLETGEVEALLPVIGMLLQFIPEEIHKCQHAYRACTDVTPSPASDGPGSRSLFSRFSFT, from the exons ATGGAAAGATTGCAGATGAGGGAAGGGGTAGATATGATGTATTTGAAAGATGTTATCTTAAAGCTTCTTGAAACAG GTGAAGTGGAGGCTCTACTACCCGTGATTGGAATGCTGCTTCAATTTATTCCTGAAGAG ATTCACAAGTGTCAACATGCATACCGTGCCTGTACAGATGTTACGCCAAGCCCAGCAAGCGATGGTCCAGGATCCCGTTCTCTTTTCTCAAGATTCTCATTTACTTAA
- the LOC126690455 gene encoding phosphoserine aminotransferase 1, chloroplastic-like, producing MAMATSPHTLLLKNPNLTPLKNPNFNNPITTTTTSTNTRFNLTAKPISIKCAATSQTQTPIQAPPQTQTHQDRVFNFAAGPATLPEKVLLKAQSELYNWRGSGMSVMEMSHRGKEFLSIIQKAESDLRTLLNISDDYSVLFLQGGATTQFAAIPLNLVNPNDTVDFIVTGSWSDKAFKEAQKYSKPSTIWSGKSEKYTKIPSFHDLEQNPDAKFLHICANETIHGVEYKDYPSPKNGLLVADMSSNFCSKPVDVSKFGLIYAGAQKNVGPSGVTIVIIKKDLIGNAQEITPVMLDYKIHADNNSLYNTPPCYGIYMCGLVFEDLLDQGGLVEVEKKNKKKAEILYNAIDGSNGFYRCPVEKSVRSLMNVPFTLEKSELEAEFIKEATKENMVQLKGHRSVGGMRASIYNAMPLAGVEKLVAFMKDFQARNA from the coding sequence ATGGCTATGGCAACTTCACCCCACACCCTCCTACTCAAAAACCCCAACCTCACACCTCTCAAAAACCCAAACTTTAACAAccccatcaccaccaccaccaccagcaccAACACCCGTTTCAACCTCACCGCCAAACCCATATCAATCAAATGCGCCGCCACATCTCAAACCCAAACCCCGATCCAAGCTCCCCCACAGACCCAAACCCACCAAGATCGAGTCTTCAACTTTGCAGCTGGACCCGCCACTCTCCCAGAGAAAGTCCTCCTCAAGGCCCAATCAGAACTCTACAACTGGCGTGGATCTGGTATGAGTGTCATGGAAATGAGTCACAGAGGCAAAGAATTCCTCTCTATTATCCAAAAGGCTGAGTCTGATCTAAGAACCCTTTTGAATATTTCTGATGATTACTCTGTTCTATTCCTCCAAGGTGGTGCCACCACACAATTTGCAGCTATACCTCTCAACCTTGTTAACCCAAACGACACTGTTGATTTCATTGTTACTGGGTCTTGGAGTGACAAGGCATTCAAGGAGGCTCAGAAGTACTCTAAACCAAGCACTATTTGGTCTGGGAAATCTGAAAAGTACACAAAGATTCCATCTTTTCATGATTTGGAGCAAAACCCAGATGCCAAATTCTTGCATATTTGTGCTAATGAAACCATTCATGGTGTTGAATACAAGGACTACCCAAGTCCCAAAAATGGTCTCTTGGTGGCGGATATGTCTTCAAATTTCTGCTCCAAGCCAGTAGATGTGTCTAAGTTCGGTCTCATATATGCTGGGGCTCAGAAGAATGTGGGGCCATCAGGGGTCACTATTGTGATCATCAAGAAAGATCTGATCGGGAATGCACAGGAGATCACTCCTGTTATGCTTGACTATAAGATCCATGCTGACAATAactcactttataatacaccaCCTTGTTATGGGATTTACATGTGTGGTTTGGTGTTTGAGGATTTGTTGGATCAAGGAGGGTTGGTTGAGGTggagaagaagaacaagaagaaggcTGAGATTCTGTACAATGCTATTGATGGGAGCAACGGGTTCTATAGGTGCCCTGTGGAGAAGTCTGTGAGGTCATTGATGAATGTGCCTTTCACTTTGGAGAAGTCAGAGTTGGAGGCTGAGTTTATTAAGGAAGCAACTAAGGAGAATATGGTTCAGCTCAAGGGGCATAGGTCGGTTGGGGGTATGCGTGCTTCTATATACAATGCCATGCCTTTGGCTGGGGTTGAGAAATTGGTTGCTTTCATGAAGGATTTCCAGGCAAGGAATGCTTGA